The DNA segment TGTCTCCACGCTGTGTTTGTGATCTCTCAGTGGACGGAGGGTGTGTGTATCGTACCATCCTCAGGGCTTTAGCGAAGGACTCCATGGCCACGGCCTCTTTTCCCGGCGTGCGGTTGGCCAGATCTGACACAGCTTTAGCCATCAGCATCTCAGAGCAGCCTGGAACACACAGTAGTGGTCATTCTCAGTTATTTTAAGTCATAGACTTTGGACTAAAATACCATTTACTTTGAGTCACCTGAATTGTTTCAGtcttagtctagttttagttgactaaaCATCATAAGCTGTTATGGTTGAAATGTGTGCATCTACCCTCCCTTCTATGCTCCCTTCTTTTTCCAATCCTCCTTCCCGAAcatctttgtcttgttttcattcctttatttatatagtgcttttaacaatgcagatcgtgtcaaagcagctttacagtattaaacaggaaaaatagTGTATATCCGTTGACAAAAAATGTCAATGGATTATCATTCAAAaagagtttttatttcattatggcCTCATCTTGTGTTTGTGCTGAATATTTTTGGTAAAAACACAATCTACGtcaacaccacacaaacacaagacaCAGAGAGTTTGAGTGCTCACCTCCGCCGAACACGGTGCGCGTCTCTTTGACGGTCTGCGCCAGCACACACAGAGCATCGTGCAGCGAGCGCTCGGCCTCGTCCAGGATCTGCTGCGTCGCCCCGCGCAGGACGATGGTGCACGCCTCACCTGCGGttcacagaacaaacaaacaccaaactccacaacacacaaaaccacaaaccaTGCtttcaaccaaaaacaaaaaaacactcaactgaaaaaaaaaaaaaaaaaaacataaactcaACAAAACGAGAGAACTAATAACTAAATTAGTAAAAAcctataataaaacaacaaaaaaaacaaactaaaataaaataaaaaaaaaaaaaaaaataaaattaaaaataaaaaagaaaaacaataatagtattcATGTAATagataaatgatataaaatatgccattaaacaatcaaaaacaaaataaaaaaaaaataaaaaacaaaataaataaaaatattattcttaatataataataaaaatataaaaataaaaatttatatttttgtttatatcatttataagTTAATATGGAAATGATTATTAGcactattatcatcatcatcaaggtTATTATATAGTTATGCTGATATATAAATCACAAACAAGCAGAGAAAACCTGGAGCATGTTCAAAATAAAAGGATAAATCCAGCTGTTAGTTTGGGCAGACTCACCCATGTCCACTCCAGAGAAGTGTATGAGTGTTTCCTCTCCGATCATGACCTCCTCGATCAGCTTACAGTGGCCCAGCTTCACCAGCTCAGGGTGGTCAAAGGTCGAGGAGATCTCTccgcctgaacacacacacacacatcagacagtctgacacacacacacacacacttctgctgcatgctgtttatttttaaactcaATTCTGAGAGCTTCTGTCAGTCTGGGACAATGGATCTCCTCGAGTGGTCAAGTGAAGGAGAACTGTGCTTGCCTAACTGGACAACTAACCGAATTAAACAGATCTAACTAAAGCAGCACTGAGATTTGTGAGAATACACTCTGATCCTGTTATATGTGGTGTAACCGAGAACAGATAAGGTATTGACAGTAACAGTGTCACAGCAGTTGAGGCTCGTGCAGCATCACAACTGCACACAGAAGAAACATACTGCAGTCCTTATAATAACATGATATAGACTAGTTAACCAACATGACACGACCGAGAGTGCAGTTTTCTTTAAAAACCAGTATGAGTGCAAATTTGACACtgattttaaataacagtaagTAGTTAATACTGTcaatatttgactgtttttgctctatttttttactgaaaacagtTACTGCATTCACCACACAGCAGTGTTTCCTCACAGAGTGAtttgtgtttctgaatgaatcatctgAGTCACTGATTCAGTGGTCCACTCATTTAGACTGAATCATCCAtctgaacgaatcgtttgaataaataactcaatgactcactcattaatgctgccatctactggtggcttactttcatatttaaaagtagcCTATCATTGCATCTTTTCCCCAACATTTCatgttatttgtatatatgaaagaaaaaaacacttaagcccTATTCAGACGGGACGTACTTTACCAACTTAAACCCTCCCAAAAAATAAACCCCTCTGTTtctctcacacaacctctgttaTAGTACCAGAGCTAATTACCTactataaaacaatcaaaaaataatcccgtccgaatgcgaACGTCTGTTTGTGTCGgcgatattttatttcacaacgcgtttccttgtgtgttttgttcaATGTGAATTACCGTAATATCAGCATCAGGTAAGATCACTCACCTTCACTTATGCACtcaattacataatgatttaaagaCTGAGAGTGTACCTGTGACGAGAGCCAAGCGCTCCACTCCCACAAAATCAGCGTGTTCGATGGCCATCACACCGGCGGACGCAAACAGCTGCTCGGGGTAGTTATAGATCAGCTGCCTGAGGAAGAACAACACGCGTCACACGACCCCACAGACGTCACAtgaccccacacacacacgcgtgtcACGTGACCCGAGCGCACCTGTTGATGAAGCAGTTGATGCCGTGCTTGAGGATGCGCTCCAccttctccttcatcttctccttcTCGGCCGTCTCGATCTCAGCTACTTTAGCGGTGGAGTCCACTCGCACCCTGGAGCCGAAGATCTGCGGACACACACACTAGCGTTAGCTTACTCTGCTAGTCACGGCTGCGCTCGCGCTCAGACACCGCCCTACCTTGATCTTGTCCGTGTCCATGCCGGTGTTGGCGATCAGGATGTTGGCGTTCTCGATCCTCTTGGGCTGGTTGACGCCGATCCTCTTGTCCAGCAGGAAGCCTGTGAGGAGCAGGAAGAGCCAGCCTTCACTCACAGACACACGTGTGAGCGCTAACGTTCACTAGCATCACTGACCGACTCAGTAACACACTGAAAACTACATGCTTCCAGTGACAGTTTCTGATACTACACAGACACTGTTCTTAGATATAGAGTAATATGAACTAATTATAATAAAAccattatatattattctatataataataataaatagatatgatttatattcagtgagtggaatcataattataataatattaaaacaaaaacaccaaaacataacaaaaaattacaaccaataccaataataataacattatcataccattttgtctaaaaaataataaaaataataaaacaaaaaactgattgataatattttaattcaaattttaatgctgtaatactaacaataataattattatattacaggACTGCTActactaaaactataaaataataaaaaacaaacattattatattacaggACTGCTActactaaaagtattaattattacagGATCAACAATCAGTACCGTTATCATCATTAAAAACAATtccaacaacaataataataaacaattaataacaaataaaattcacTTTTGTCATGTAACATCTAATCACgaacattaaaaaacatcaaaacaaaaattataataccaTTAACATAACAACtacttcatcaaaaaaaaaaaaaaaccagtaatataataattacttctaataataataataataataataatggtattgtggaaatatttattatgaacacaatcataatttaaaaaatcaaatatccAGTAAAGTAAATTGTGAACGACCACTTTTATATCTAAACTGCcaaagctaataataatatattttctttttttatggagGTAATGATATGCTACAATCCTAATTATAATCAAATATCCAGTAttgcacatttaattaatttctacGCATCAGCGCTGATTTCTGTCGTATCTAGTGGTcaccctgtgtgtgtgagagtgagtgagtgagtgagtgagtgagtgtgtgtgtgtgtgtgtgtgagagagagagagatgggtgtGTGAGTTAAAACAGTGAGTGAGTCATCTAGAAAATaatagagtgagtgagtgagtgtgtgtgtgtgtgtgtgagagagctgcAGACCTTCGTCCAGGTAGGAGTCGGTCAGGCTGCCTCCCAGCTTCTTGATGACGTGGACGGCCTCCAGGTTTCCAGAGCCCTTGAGTCTGAGCACGGCCTGCACGGCCAGCTTGGAGAAGTGATCCTTGTGGTGCGTCAGCAGCTTGGAGGAGAGCGTGGTGCGCGCGATGTTCATCAGATCCTGCTGGAACTTCAGCTCGTCGTTCCTGCGGACACAGACACTGCGCTTCAGACACAGTCTCTgagactctctcacacacacacacacacagacacagctcCGCTCGTTACCCATGATCCACCGCCGCCTCTCTGAGCGCCTCGCGCGCCGCCTGCGTGGCCTTCCTCCAGCCGGCGATGATGATCTGAGGATGGATCTTCTTGGCGATCAGCAGCTCTGCTTCCTGCGGCACAAGCGTCACACATTAGACTCGGCTCAGGACTCACTCAGACGCCGTGAGGAGGTGTACGAGCTCGTACCCGCAGCAGCTCCGCCGCCAGCACCGTCACAGACGTGGTCCCGTCGCCCACCTCGTCATCCTGCACCTTAGACATGTCTGCACACAAGAGAGGCTCTGCTTCATTACTAACACTGATGAAACTCTGACCTATCATTACAacctaaaacagctgttttctgtgtgaacatctgttaaactgtaatgtatttctgtgatgtgcagctgtatttcagcatcattactccatgatcttcagaaatcattgcagTCAGTGTTGCCAGATGTACAATAATTGTACGATCATTTTGATCTCTGTGCAATGTACGATCAAGAATGAGACAAAACCCACAATGTATGATCCTTTCAGAGTTTTGTGACACTTCAAATGATGGTCGTTGTAgggctattaaaaaaaattgcatttcgAATATTCAgcgaatttaaaataataatccacATCTGAAGGCAAAAtcgtttcattttaatttaaggtgTGAGTCAGTGGACACAAGATGTGAGGATGATGTAAGTGTCgttgcattataatgtttttcatatcTCATCCAGCTGAAGGGGTGCTGCTAtgataaaactgaaagaaaagaatgaaaaagtaCTCTGTGATAGGTTTTctgccctttgtattaaactatgtatacatgcatgatgctgttttgtttctaattgtttaagcaacataattaattatatatggtttataaacattattttcaacacgATGCActttctttgttattttattggtttagataaacgtgcattagtaatattttgctcgatgcgccctcttgtggcctcaggagagaaacTGAAAGCTTCTTCCCCCCTAAATGAAGTTCTGCTctttaaattagaatataatttgGAGCACAATAGTTTTTCAGCCAAGTGGATCCTTATAGtcttatatttcaatttcacaaagaagcGTGCAgtattttgtccaagcaataatgaaagcacacatttaatttataattttgttaataaatgaatgaatagtgAATGGAATGGTGACTCGAGTGAATGGTGACATCTCCAGTCGTTCTGAGAAGCCTGAGCAGAGTATTTCTGTATAACTCCTACACGACTGCGTCCGCCTCAGAAAGCACTGACCGCACTTCTTGTGTTTCGTCCGCTCGCTCTGAGGCGCAGGCACTTCATCAAATATGAAATCTGATAATCTTGTGCACAAGTTAAACGTGTATCTTTGGGTGTAAACCCATCTGATGTTGTGTTTCACACAgacgctgttcttctgaactctCTGTGAGTGAGGAGTCATGTGACAGGAACTGACCCACGAGCACTTTGGCGGCAGGGTTGTCCACACCGATGGCCTTCAGGATGGTGGCTCCGTCGTTGGTGACGGTCACGCTGCTGTCCTGGCCGCCGCCCAGCAGGATCTTGTCCTGTGAGGTcaagggtcagaggtcactgtgAGGagcgcgcacgtgtgtgtgtgtgtgtgtgtgtgtgtgtgtgagagtgagagtcgTACCATTCCCTTGGGCCCCAGAGTGCTCTTGACCAGATCCCCGATGGCGATGGCGCCGATGAAGGACGactgagacacagagagacacacacagagtcagaCTGAGGAGGGCTCATGCAGCTCTCAGAGAGCCAGCATCACTCACCAGACGCGCCGTCTCCGCCTTCTCCTCATCCGCTCCGTGCCTGAAGATACTGACGGGGGCCATCGACAGAGACGCCTGCGGAACAACATCACACCAGATCAGCACCACTGAGCACATAACGACCTACTCTGTTTAATAATCACTGCTGTTATACTGATATAACTGGTGTTGCGAATTAGCCATGGCTATAAACACTGTGATACATGCATCAGATTGTTCTTTATGTAATAATCTATGTTTAATTTTGTATCTGTCCctattcaaataaacaacaaataaataaaataaataaacgccGTATGTCGATTACACTGACGTCACGCGCCATTAATGTCATATCAGAGCACATTAACGTTATCTGAATACAGTTAGATTATTATCTCACTAATCCTAGCATCACGAGAACGCGAGATAACGTTACTAATTAATCATACAACCTAACAAAACCACAATAACTCACCACTAGGAATAAGACAACAAAGAGCATCACCCTCAGCCTGAATAAAAGGAGCGGCCTCCTCAGAAAGCGCTAGAAGCTCGTGCGAGCTTCTCTTTGTTGAGGCGCGTGGAGCACACAGAGCCTCGCGCTCCGCCGGAATAACGCGCGAGCCTCGCTGCAGgaccactctcacacactcacacacacatacacgcgtCTCTCGagcattaaaacatgatttaaacactTCACCACTCACCATGATGATTACACGATGTGCTGAAGAGACGCGCACGCTACCGGAAGAACGGACTGTAGAGGAACGAGGCGGATCAACCGCTTCCGGTGACGCGCTTCAGCGCTTGCGCGGTTTACTACAACGAGCGATAAACACGAATTTACAGTTAAACTAGTGACACAAAATAATTCCGCCGTAAGCTAATAATAACTGCTCTCGTGATCTTCGTTTGGTAAATTGCGGAGGATCTCCAACACTTTGGTGTCCCGTGACTTTTATCTGCACCGGCACTGGTGGGAACGCCCACAAACACGTCACAAGCGTTTAGCTAGCAACGAGAAGATCTGTTTGAAAAACTAGAATCTAACACATAAAGATGAAGAAGCTGGGTCCAACTATTAAAACCGAACACCAGGGTCATCATTTAGACCCAAACTGTTTACACAGTAGCTAAAGATTTACcgtatttaaatcatttaaacatttccattccaaatattatatatagagaaagtttaaaacaaatataaaaatattataaatataatctaattcaTGGGGGAAATGTAAGTTATCAGTAACCAACATTTGCTCCCAAACTAACCTGAACTATATTTGGTTGTGCGTTTTTGATTTCATGGAAACTTATCtgctccaataaaaaaaaaaaaagtttcataccGTGTTGGAATCCTCATAGCTGCTATAATATTGAGTTTGAGGTTACTGATCTGCTCTCCCTGACACTGAACATGATTTGTAGTTTAGAGGTGCAGATATTAAATGTCCTGTTCTGTGTGCTTGTAGTTGAGCCGCTGCACTACATTACCCAGAGTGCATCTGTGCAGGCGGCGGTTTCACCTGTGTGTCCAGGTAGAGGAGGAAGGAGTGAGCGCGCAGAGACGCAGAGCAGAGCTGAAGCATGGAGCGAGAGGATCCTCAGAACGACTCCTTCGACTTCCTCTTCAAGATCATCCTC comes from the Cyprinus carpio isolate SPL01 chromosome B4, ASM1834038v1, whole genome shotgun sequence genome and includes:
- the cct2 gene encoding T-complex protein 1 subunit beta, which codes for MASLSMAPVSIFRHGADEEKAETARLSSFIGAIAIGDLVKSTLGPKGMDKILLGGGQDSSVTVTNDGATILKAIGVDNPAAKVLVDMSKVQDDEVGDGTTSVTVLAAELLREAELLIAKKIHPQIIIAGWRKATQAAREALREAAVDHGNDELKFQQDLMNIARTTLSSKLLTHHKDHFSKLAVQAVLRLKGSGNLEAVHVIKKLGGSLTDSYLDEGFLLDKRIGVNQPKRIENANILIANTGMDTDKIKIFGSRVRVDSTAKVAEIETAEKEKMKEKVERILKHGINCFINRQLIYNYPEQLFASAGVMAIEHADFVGVERLALVTGGEISSTFDHPELVKLGHCKLIEEVMIGEETLIHFSGVDMGEACTIVLRGATQQILDEAERSLHDALCVLAQTVKETRTVFGGGCSEMLMAKAVSDLANRTPGKEAVAMESFAKALRMLPTIIADNAGYDSAELVSQLRAAHQDNKSTFGLDMSQGAVGDMAALGITESFQVKRQVLLSAAEAAEMILRVDNIIKAAPRKRVPDHHPC